A window of the Verrucomicrobiota bacterium genome harbors these coding sequences:
- the urtA gene encoding urea ABC transporter substrate-binding protein: MKTQKILAALAALALGVTAQAAEKVKVGVLHSLSGTMAISETSLKDVLLFTFDEINKAGGVKVGGKNVLIEPVVVDPASNWPLFAEKAEQLLVKDKVSVVFGCWTSVSRKSCLPVFERNNGLLFYPVQYEGEELSKNIFYTAEAVNQQAVPAVDYMLAEGKKKFFLLGSDYVYPRTTNKILKQYLKSKGIPDSDIEEIYTPFGHTDYQTIVASVKKFAAGGKACIISTLNGDTNVPFFKEFANAGLTSENCPVVSFSISEDEFRGLPAKQLVGHLGCWTYFMSIKSPENTKFVGDFMKWIKAPVVTGVDYKVTGIDAKGRVTCSPMNLSRIGVYLWKQAAEKAGTFEVDKVRTALIGQKFKAPTGEVTMQANHHLINPVFIGETLATGQFKIIKSLGAVAGEPFSEKFLTKK, encoded by the coding sequence ATGAAAACCCAGAAAATCCTCGCCGCGCTTGCGGCCCTCGCCCTCGGCGTCACCGCGCAGGCGGCGGAAAAAGTCAAAGTCGGTGTCCTCCATTCGCTGTCCGGCACCATGGCCATCAGCGAAACCTCGCTCAAGGACGTGCTGCTCTTCACGTTCGACGAGATCAACAAGGCCGGCGGCGTCAAGGTCGGCGGCAAGAACGTGCTCATCGAGCCCGTCGTCGTGGACCCCGCGTCCAACTGGCCGCTGTTCGCCGAAAAGGCCGAGCAGTTGCTCGTGAAGGACAAGGTTTCCGTCGTATTCGGCTGCTGGACTTCCGTCAGCCGCAAGTCCTGCCTCCCTGTGTTCGAGCGCAACAACGGGCTGCTCTTCTACCCCGTGCAGTATGAGGGCGAAGAGTTGTCCAAGAACATCTTCTACACCGCTGAAGCCGTGAACCAGCAGGCCGTGCCGGCGGTGGATTACATGCTCGCGGAGGGCAAGAAAAAGTTCTTCCTCCTTGGCTCGGACTACGTCTATCCGCGCACGACCAACAAGATCCTCAAGCAGTATCTGAAGTCCAAGGGCATCCCGGACTCGGACATCGAGGAAATCTACACGCCGTTCGGCCACACGGACTACCAGACCATCGTCGCCTCGGTGAAGAAATTCGCCGCCGGCGGCAAGGCCTGCATCATCAGCACGCTCAACGGCGACACCAACGTGCCGTTCTTCAAGGAGTTCGCCAACGCGGGCCTCACCTCGGAGAACTGCCCGGTCGTCTCCTTCTCCATCTCGGAGGATGAGTTCCGCGGCCTGCCCGCCAAACAGCTCGTCGGCCACCTTGGTTGCTGGACCTACTTCATGTCCATCAAGTCCCCGGAGAACACCAAGTTCGTCGGTGACTTCATGAAGTGGATCAAGGCCCCCGTCGTGACCGGTGTGGACTACAAGGTGACCGGCATCGATGCCAAGGGCCGCGTGACCTGCAGCCCCATGAACCTCTCCCGCATCGGCGTGTATCTCTGGAAGCAGGCCGCTGAGAAGGCCGGCACGTTCGAGGTGGACAAGGTCCGCACCGCGCTCATCGGCCAGAAGTTCAAGGCCCCCACCGGCGAGGTCACGATGCAGGCGAATCACCACCTCATCAACCCGGTGTTCATCGGTGAAACTCTCGCGACCGGACAGTTCAAGATCATCAAGTCGCTCGGCGCGGTCGCCGGCGAGCCGTTCAGCGAGAAGTTCCTGACGAAGAAATAG